In the Streptobacillus moniliformis DSM 12112 genome, one interval contains:
- a CDS encoding glucose-6-phosphate isomerase, with the protein MKLRLETTYVEPFIAKHEYEQIRPFVELADKILMNKSGAGSDFLGWLDLPKNYDKEEFARIKKATEKIQNDSEILIVIGIGGSYLGAKSAIEFLSNTFYNNMKKEDRKTPEIYFAGTNISPVYLQHLLDLVGDRDFSINVISKSGTTTEPAIAFRVFKKKLEEKYGKEEAAKRIYATTDKAKGALKKLSISEGYETFIVPDNVGGRFSVLTAVGLLPIAVAGINIDELMQGAYDAMVDYSTKEYYENDAMIYAATRNLLYNKGKNMEILTNYEPRLHYIAEWWKQLFAESEGKDGKGIYPTSADFSTDLHSIGQSIQEARRTMFETVLLIDRPEVDIQIEKEETDLDGLNYLSGKGIDYVNKQAAKGVILAHVDGNVPNLVINIPEATAYHLGYMFYFFEKAVAIGGYMLGINPFDQPGVEEYKRNMFALLEKPGFEEETKKLLIRLTNR; encoded by the coding sequence ATGAAACTTAGATTAGAAACTACATATGTTGAGCCATTTATTGCTAAACATGAATATGAACAAATTAGACCATTTGTAGAGCTTGCAGATAAAATACTTATGAATAAAAGTGGGGCAGGCAGCGATTTTTTAGGTTGGTTAGATCTTCCTAAAAATTATGATAAAGAAGAGTTTGCAAGAATTAAAAAGGCAACTGAAAAAATACAAAATGATTCAGAAATATTGATAGTAATAGGTATAGGAGGGTCATATTTAGGAGCAAAATCGGCTATAGAATTTTTATCTAATACTTTCTATAACAACATGAAAAAAGAAGATAGAAAAACACCTGAAATATATTTTGCAGGAACTAATATATCTCCAGTATATTTACAACATTTACTTGATTTAGTAGGAGATAGAGATTTTTCTATTAATGTAATTTCTAAATCAGGAACTACAACAGAACCAGCTATAGCATTTAGAGTATTTAAGAAAAAACTTGAAGAAAAATATGGAAAAGAAGAAGCTGCAAAAAGAATATATGCAACTACAGATAAAGCTAAAGGAGCATTAAAGAAACTTTCAATTAGTGAAGGTTATGAAACTTTCATAGTTCCTGATAATGTAGGTGGAAGATTTTCTGTATTAACGGCAGTAGGCTTACTTCCTATAGCAGTAGCAGGAATTAATATAGATGAATTAATGCAAGGTGCATATGATGCTATGGTAGATTATTCTACTAAAGAATATTATGAAAATGATGCTATGATATATGCAGCAACAAGAAACCTTTTATATAATAAAGGGAAAAATATGGAAATTTTAACTAACTATGAACCAAGACTTCACTATATCGCAGAATGGTGGAAACAATTATTTGCAGAATCTGAAGGAAAAGATGGAAAAGGAATTTATCCTACTAGTGCAGACTTTTCAACAGATTTACATTCTATAGGTCAATCTATACAAGAGGCAAGAAGAACTATGTTTGAAACAGTTCTTTTAATAGATAGACCTGAAGTAGATATACAAATAGAAAAAGAAGAAACAGACTTAGATGGATTAAATTATTTAAGTGGAAAAGGTATAGATTATGTTAATAAACAAGCAGCAAAAGGAGTAATACTTGCCCATGTAGATGGGAATGTACCTAATCTTGTGATTAATATACCAGAGGCAACAGCTTATCATTTAGGATATATGTTCTATTTCTTTGAAAAGGCAGTAGCTATAGGTGGATATATGTTAGGTATAAATCCTTTTGATCAACCAGGAGTTGAAGAGTATAAAAGAAATATGTTTGCATTATTAGAAAAACCTGGTTTTGAGGAAGAAACTAAAAAGTTGTTAATTAGATTAACAAATAGATAA
- a CDS encoding ABC transporter transmembrane domain-containing protein: MKKIDIWKFRTLKSTIDIFEKTLQIILTLSFITLVDYRVSIVVILFLIPLIINNIYFPKKMEKSYREYIEKDNEQLKKMKEYFDSILIIKNNNEENEFSLKMNDVLEEQNFLWKKTSILGNLSAFIANSGVILSQFAGIFVSILFYKNNYISLGSLIALIQLTMFINQPVINLINSIIGINSMGEINNYIENINFDVEEKNHIILISII; this comes from the coding sequence TTGAAAAAAATTGATATTTGGAAATTTAGAACTTTAAAAAGTACTATAGACATATTTGAAAAAACACTTCAAATAATCTTAACACTTTCTTTTATAACTTTAGTAGATTATAGGGTAAGTATTGTAGTTATTCTATTTCTAATCCCCCTTATAATTAACAATATATATTTCCCTAAAAAAATGGAAAAATCATATAGAGAGTATATAGAAAAAGATAATGAACAACTTAAAAAGATGAAAGAATACTTCGATTCTATTCTAATAATTAAAAATAATAATGAAGAAAATGAATTTAGTTTAAAAATGAATGATGTATTAGAAGAACAAAATTTCTTATGGAAAAAGACATCTATATTAGGTAATTTAAGTGCTTTTATTGCAAATAGTGGAGTAATCTTATCACAATTTGCAGGTATATTTGTAAGTATATTGTTTTATAAAAATAACTATATATCTTTAGGTAGTTTAATAGCATTAATACAATTAACTATGTTTATAAATCAACCTGTAATAAATTTAATTAATTCTATAATAGGAATTAATTCTATGGGTGAAATAAATAATTATATAGAAAATATAAATTTTGATGTAGAAGAAAAAAATCATATTATTTTGATTTCAATAATATAG
- a CDS encoding PTS system mannose/fructose/sorbose family transporter subunit IID yields the protein MENKITLSKKDRFKVALRHQFLQGSWNYERMQNGGWAYSIIPAIKKLYTKKEDQIAALERHLEFYNTHPYVSAPVMGVTLALEEERANGVPVDDAAIQGVKIGMMGPLAGVGDPVFWFTARPILGALGASLALGGSVLGPLLFFFVWNIMRFAFLWYTQEFGYQVGVKITKDLSGGLLGKITQGASILGMFIIGGLVQRWVSISFKPIVSIVKQPEGAFINWETLPSGAEGIKSALEQYSSFGATGLNIDKVTTLQQNIDSLIPGISALLLTLLCCYLLKKKISPISIIVVLFAVGILARLSGLM from the coding sequence ATGGAAAATAAAATAACATTATCTAAAAAAGATCGTTTTAAAGTAGCTCTACGTCATCAATTCCTTCAAGGTTCTTGGAATTATGAACGTATGCAAAATGGTGGATGGGCTTACTCTATTATACCAGCAATTAAAAAACTATATACAAAAAAAGAAGATCAAATAGCAGCTTTAGAACGTCATTTAGAGTTCTATAATACTCACCCATATGTTTCTGCACCAGTTATGGGAGTTACTCTTGCCTTAGAAGAAGAAAGAGCAAATGGAGTACCTGTTGATGATGCAGCTATACAAGGGGTTAAAATAGGAATGATGGGACCATTAGCAGGAGTTGGAGATCCAGTATTCTGGTTTACAGCAAGACCAATACTTGGGGCACTTGGAGCTTCTCTTGCATTAGGTGGAAGTGTATTAGGACCATTATTATTCTTCTTTGTATGGAATATTATGCGTTTTGCATTCTTATGGTACACACAAGAATTTGGATATCAAGTTGGAGTTAAAATTACTAAAGACTTATCAGGTGGATTACTTGGTAAAATTACTCAAGGAGCATCTATATTAGGTATGTTCATTATAGGTGGATTAGTTCAACGTTGGGTTAGCATATCATTTAAACCTATAGTATCAATTGTTAAACAACCTGAGGGAGCATTCATTAACTGGGAAACATTACCTAGTGGAGCAGAAGGAATAAAATCAGCATTAGAACAATACAGTTCTTTTGGAGCAACAGGATTAAATATTGATAAAGTTACTACATTACAACAAAATATAGATTCATTAATACCTGGAATATCAGCATTATTATTAACTTTATTATGTTGTTATTTACTTAAGAAAAAAATATCTCCAATTTCTATAATAGTAGTATTATTTGCAGTTGGAATATTAGCAAGATTATCTGGTTTAATGTAA
- a CDS encoding thiolase family protein codes for MVSIIRAMRTAIAKYNGMYKDVDLVDFSADLLKTITSDIKVDEVILGNVLANNLGQNIARQIAIKGNLENEVPAFLVNMVCGSGMKAIELGYSSIVSGNNEVVLVGGMEKMTGSENMLKDGLTDAFSNTHMGITAENIVDVYGFSREALDDFAFNSQKKAQNAIENGHFKAEIYNEMIDEYPRFNLEREKLSKLKTVFKEDGKVTAANSSGINDGAAMLILADSNYAKENNMEILASIKGFATVGNDPNFMGLAPIYSTKKLLKKFNLTIEDIDLFEVNEAFSAVSLAFNKELNIPEDKINVNGGAIALGHPIGASGARIVVTLVHELIRRNLKRGIATLCVGGGQGISILIER; via the coding sequence TTGGTATCAATAATTAGAGCTATGAGAACAGCGATAGCTAAGTATAACGGTATGTATAAAGATGTTGATTTAGTTGATTTTTCAGCCGATTTACTAAAAACCATTACAAGTGATATCAAAGTAGATGAGGTAATATTAGGAAATGTCTTAGCAAATAATTTGGGGCAAAATATTGCAAGACAAATAGCTATTAAAGGAAATCTTGAAAACGAAGTTCCTGCTTTTTTAGTAAATATGGTTTGTGGATCAGGAATGAAAGCCATTGAACTTGGATATAGTAGTATAGTAAGTGGTAATAATGAGGTTGTGTTAGTAGGTGGTATGGAAAAGATGACAGGTAGTGAAAATATGTTAAAAGATGGATTAACAGATGCTTTTTCAAATACTCACATGGGTATTACTGCTGAAAATATAGTAGATGTTTATGGATTTAGTAGAGAAGCTTTAGATGATTTTGCTTTTAATTCACAAAAAAAAGCACAAAATGCTATAGAAAATGGTCATTTTAAAGCTGAAATATATAATGAAATGATAGATGAATATCCAAGATTTAATTTAGAAAGAGAGAAATTATCTAAGTTAAAGACAGTATTTAAAGAAGATGGTAAAGTAACTGCTGCTAATTCATCAGGTATTAATGATGGAGCTGCCATGTTAATTTTAGCTGATAGTAATTATGCAAAAGAGAATAATATGGAAATATTAGCAAGTATTAAAGGTTTTGCAACTGTAGGAAATGATCCTAATTTTATGGGGCTTGCTCCAATATATTCTACTAAAAAGCTACTTAAAAAGTTTAATTTAACTATAGAAGATATAGATCTTTTTGAAGTAAATGAGGCATTTAGTGCAGTTTCACTAGCATTTAATAAGGAGTTAAATATACCAGAGGATAAAATAAATGTAAATGGAGGAGCTATAGCTCTTGGTCATCCTATAGGTGCAAGTGGAGCAAGAATAGTAGTAACTTTAGTTCATGAATTAATAAGAAGAAATCTTAAAAGAGGAATAGCAACTCTTTGTGTGGGAGGAGGTCAGGGAATTTCGATTTTAATTGAAAGATAA
- a CDS encoding hydroxymethylglutaryl-CoA synthase, producing the protein MKIGIDKIGVEFSDKYLDIKDLAIARNVDVDKFTKGIGQLEMSFTSKNQDIVTLAIKATRDILTEDDKKNIDLVIFATESSIDESKAASIYIKNYLGINDYCKCIEIKQACFGATAGLDYAKAHVAMNPNSKALVIAADIAKYGKNTGGEVTQGAGAIAMLVSTNPSIIEFNNDEIACSEDIMDFWRPTYSKYALVDGKFSVEKYLELLSKSYSGYKNLNNTDFSAICLHVPYTKMAYKGLNSITNDEKILKEFEASVEYNKRVGNIYTGSLYLSMLSLILNSKNIKVGDKIGMFSYGSGAVAEFFSVTLVKGYENSIDKEKIEIKLNNRKKYSVEEYENMFFEDINLDENGTAYLGAVDDDVYLKEILNHKRIYEVIDYVER; encoded by the coding sequence ATGAAAATAGGAATAGATAAAATAGGGGTAGAATTTTCTGATAAATATTTAGATATTAAGGATTTAGCAATAGCAAGAAATGTAGATGTTGATAAATTTACTAAGGGAATAGGTCAACTTGAGATGTCATTTACTTCTAAAAATCAAGATATAGTTACTCTTGCAATAAAGGCAACAAGAGATATATTAACAGAAGATGACAAAAAAAATATAGACTTGGTAATATTTGCAACTGAATCATCTATTGATGAATCTAAGGCTGCTAGTATATATATTAAAAATTATTTAGGAATTAATGATTATTGTAAATGTATAGAAATAAAGCAAGCATGTTTTGGAGCTACGGCAGGTCTTGATTATGCTAAGGCACATGTTGCCATGAATCCTAATTCTAAAGCACTTGTAATAGCAGCAGATATTGCAAAATATGGTAAAAATACAGGTGGTGAAGTAACCCAAGGAGCAGGAGCTATAGCAATGTTAGTTTCAACTAATCCATCTATAATTGAGTTTAATAACGATGAGATTGCATGTAGTGAAGATATTATGGATTTTTGGAGACCAACTTATTCAAAATATGCATTAGTAGATGGAAAATTTTCAGTTGAGAAATATTTAGAGTTATTAAGTAAATCATATAGTGGGTATAAGAATTTGAATAATACAGACTTTAGTGCTATATGTTTACATGTTCCATATACTAAAATGGCATATAAAGGGTTAAATAGTATAACAAATGATGAAAAGATATTAAAAGAATTTGAAGCAAGTGTAGAGTATAATAAAAGGGTAGGAAATATATATACAGGTTCATTATACTTATCTATGTTATCTTTAATACTTAATTCTAAAAATATTAAAGTTGGAGATAAAATAGGAATGTTCAGTTATGGATCAGGTGCTGTTGCAGAATTTTTCTCTGTTACTTTAGTTAAGGGATATGAAAATAGTATAGATAAAGAAAAAATAGAAATTAAATTAAATAATAGAAAAAAATATTCTGTAGAAGAATATGAAAATATGTTTTTTGAAGATATTAATTTAGATGAAAATGGAACAGCGTATTTAGGAGCTGTTGATGATGATGTATATTTAAAAGAAATATTAAATCATAAAAGAATATATGAAGTGATAGATTATGTGGAAAGATAG
- a CDS encoding ATP-binding cassette domain-containing protein produces MRFEQGKKYLIIGESGSGKSTFLKILMKYLEDFKGEILVDNISLKDINEETLNKNIFYIPQKIHIFSDTIKNNIDIKNRYSESEILNSMREVNLDKLIKKEDGINSIIGEEINTISG; encoded by the coding sequence ATGAGATTTGAGCAAGGCAAGAAATACTTAATAATAGGTGAAAGTGGATCAGGTAAATCAACTTTTTTAAAAATTCTTATGAAGTATCTTGAAGATTTTAAAGGTGAAATACTTGTAGATAATATATCATTAAAAGATATAAATGAAGAAACTCTTAATAAAAATATTTTCTATATTCCACAAAAGATCCATATTTTTTCAGATACAATAAAAAATAATATAGATATAAAAAATAGGTATAGTGAATCTGAAATACTAAATTCTATGAGAGAAGTTAATCTTGATAAATTAATTAAAAAAGAAGATGGTATAAATTCTATTATAGGTGAAGAAATTAATACTATTTCTGGTTGA
- a CDS encoding hydroxymethylglutaryl-CoA reductase, degradative: MWKDSYKKSREDRIKLLKENGNISEDTFNILNDSDVLSDEMADKFIENQIGVYGIPLGLATNFLINGKEYIIPFAIEEPSVIAAACNAAKIIKKSGGFKAQITDRLIIGQIAIYDVKDFEKAKNDIYSIKDRLLKIANDSQKSIVNLGGGARDIKLEKKEDFLIIYLYVDAVDAMGANTVNTMLESIAPVIVEICLGTKLMSIISNYSTSSMVKAECFVEIEEDLGKKIEKAIEFANADIYRAVTNNKGIFNGIDAISLATGNDWRAIEAGAHAYASRDGKYKSLTSWKYKNGILHGIIELPLAIASFGGSVGVHPTSKISLEILGNLNAKELSEITACVGLAQNFAALRALVTVGIQKGHMKLQLKSFAMYLGLEDEKIKILEKEFENETHITLDKVKEKIKYID; encoded by the coding sequence ATGTGGAAAGATAGCTATAAAAAAAGTAGAGAAGATAGAATAAAATTACTTAAGGAAAATGGTAATATTAGTGAAGATACATTTAATATATTAAATGATTCTGATGTTTTAAGTGATGAAATGGCAGATAAGTTTATAGAAAATCAAATAGGAGTTTACGGTATACCTCTTGGATTAGCTACTAATTTTTTAATCAATGGAAAAGAATATATTATACCTTTTGCTATAGAAGAACCATCAGTAATTGCAGCAGCATGTAATGCAGCTAAGATAATTAAAAAAAGTGGAGGATTTAAAGCTCAAATAACTGATAGATTAATTATTGGGCAAATTGCAATATATGATGTTAAAGATTTTGAAAAAGCTAAAAATGATATATATAGTATTAAAGATAGATTATTAAAAATTGCTAATGATTCTCAAAAAAGTATAGTAAATTTAGGTGGGGGAGCAAGAGATATTAAATTAGAAAAAAAAGAAGATTTTTTAATTATTTATCTTTATGTAGATGCTGTAGATGCAATGGGAGCAAATACTGTAAATACAATGCTTGAAAGTATAGCTCCTGTAATAGTTGAAATTTGTTTAGGAACTAAACTTATGAGTATAATATCTAATTATTCTACATCTAGTATGGTTAAGGCTGAATGTTTTGTAGAAATAGAAGAAGATTTAGGAAAAAAAATAGAAAAAGCAATAGAATTTGCAAATGCAGATATATACAGGGCTGTAACTAATAATAAGGGGATATTTAATGGAATAGATGCTATTTCTCTTGCAACAGGAAATGATTGGAGAGCAATAGAGGCAGGAGCTCATGCTTATGCATCAAGGGATGGTAAGTATAAGAGCTTAACTAGTTGGAAGTACAAAAATGGGATATTACATGGTATAATAGAACTACCTTTAGCTATTGCAAGTTTTGGTGGTTCAGTTGGAGTTCATCCTACAAGTAAAATATCACTTGAAATACTTGGAAATCTTAATGCAAAAGAACTTTCAGAGATTACTGCTTGTGTAGGTCTTGCACAAAATTTTGCTGCACTTAGGGCATTAGTTACTGTAGGAATACAGAAAGGACATATGAAATTACAATTAAAATCATTTGCTATGTATTTAGGATTAGAAGATGAAAAAATTAAAATTCTTGAAAAAGAATTTGAAAATGAAACACATATTACACTAGACAAAGTTAAAGAAAAAATAAAATATATAGATTAG
- a CDS encoding PTS sugar transporter subunit IIA, which translates to MIGIIIASHGNLASGILETSKMILGDVENLAAVGIYPNEGPEDLKNKIVEAAKSFDNQNEVLVLVDIWSGSPFNQANALMAEYPNWAIVTGVNLPLLAEAIDVRDDVTTAHELASKILNEGR; encoded by the coding sequence ATGATAGGAATTATCATAGCAAGTCATGGAAATTTAGCAAGTGGTATTCTTGAAACAAGTAAAATGATACTTGGAGATGTTGAAAACTTAGCTGCTGTTGGTATATATCCAAATGAAGGACCAGAAGATTTGAAAAATAAAATCGTAGAAGCTGCTAAATCTTTTGATAATCAAAATGAAGTATTAGTTTTAGTTGATATATGGTCAGGCTCACCATTTAATCAAGCAAATGCTTTAATGGCAGAATATCCTAATTGGGCTATAGTAACAGGTGTAAATTTACCACTATTAGCAGAAGCAATAGATGTTAGAGATGATGTAACTACTGCACATGAGTTAGCATCAAAAATTTTAAATGAAGGTAGATAG
- a CDS encoding PTS mannose/fructose/sorbose transporter subunit IIC, whose amino-acid sequence MSLITILLVVFVAFLAGMEGVLDQFQFHQPLVACTLIGLVTGHLTEGVILGGSLQMIALGWSNVGAAIAPDAALASVASAIIMVLGLNGGEADVTRSINSAIALAIPLSVAGLFLTMIARTISISIVHLMDDAAKKGNIRTIEALQFFALFIQGLRIAVPALLLCIIPTTAVTSILQAMPAWLSDGMAIGGGMIAAVGYAMVINMMSTKEVWPFFIIGFCLAAISQLTLIALGAIGISLALIYLGLKESAASSNNGSNLGDPLDDILNDY is encoded by the coding sequence ATGTCATTAATAACAATTTTATTAGTTGTTTTTGTTGCGTTCTTAGCTGGAATGGAGGGAGTTTTAGATCAATTCCAATTCCATCAACCACTAGTTGCGTGTACATTGATAGGTCTTGTTACAGGACATTTAACTGAGGGTGTTATACTTGGGGGTTCATTACAAATGATAGCATTAGGTTGGTCAAATGTTGGAGCAGCAATAGCTCCAGATGCTGCACTTGCTTCAGTAGCTTCAGCTATAATAATGGTTTTAGGATTAAATGGTGGAGAAGCAGATGTAACTAGATCAATAAACTCAGCTATAGCACTTGCTATACCTTTATCAGTAGCAGGTTTATTCTTAACTATGATAGCTCGTACAATATCAATTTCAATAGTTCACTTGATGGATGATGCAGCTAAAAAAGGTAATATTAGAACTATAGAAGCATTACAATTCTTTGCTTTATTTATTCAAGGTTTACGTATAGCAGTACCAGCATTATTACTATGTATAATTCCAACAACAGCAGTTACAAGCATATTACAAGCAATGCCAGCTTGGCTTTCAGATGGAATGGCAATTGGTGGAGGAATGATAGCAGCTGTTGGGTATGCAATGGTTATTAATATGATGTCAACTAAAGAAGTATGGCCATTCTTTATAATAGGGTTCTGTTTGGCAGCTATAAGTCAATTAACATTAATCGCTCTTGGGGCAATAGGAATAAGTTTAGCTTTAATTTACTTAGGCTTAAAAGAATCAGCAGCGTCTTCAAATAATGGTTCTAATTTAGGAGATCCATTAGATGATATATTAAATGATTATTAG
- a CDS encoding DUF956 family protein — translation MIESLSSKIDLTINASSFSGITSYGKVLVGDKSFEYYNDRNVNDYIQIPWEEVEYIAAQVFFKRWITRFVIFTKRNGKFSFSTKDNKKTLKVVSNYIDKSKMVKSKTFLEVIILGFKRLIKRR, via the coding sequence ATGATAGAATCTTTAAGTAGTAAAATAGATTTGACTATAAATGCAAGTTCTTTTTCTGGAATAACAAGTTATGGTAAAGTTCTTGTAGGAGATAAATCATTTGAATATTATAATGATAGGAATGTTAATGACTATATTCAAATACCTTGGGAAGAAGTTGAATATATTGCAGCTCAAGTTTTTTTTAAAAGATGGATAACTAGGTTTGTTATATTCACAAAAAGAAATGGGAAGTTTTCATTTTCTACTAAGGATAATAAGAAAACATTAAAGGTTGTTAGTAACTATATAGATAAATCAAAAATGGTTAAATCTAAAACATTTTTAGAAGTTATAATTTTAGGATTTAAGAGATTAATAAAAAGAAGATAG
- a CDS encoding MliC family protein, producing MKKMMIIPVILLAVNGFANSNTMMNTNKMVKEEKVAMEMMHEEVRVDLLGSEDQNAMAILNGDMALLSINGEKYSLKRMKSASGEMFSNDDKTVVLGIKGKDAFVRMNDKVMGFNAMQEMVEEIVLNYHSVRGEAHSHVLVIIKGDHAFVRVDGMEHDLERIVSASGEMFANADKTVVLGIKGTEAFVEKDGKVANYFQVGKASKGYARGMEEEHK from the coding sequence ATGAAAAAAATGATGATTATACCTGTCATATTACTTGCAGTTAATGGATTTGCAAATTCAAATACAATGATGAATACAAATAAGATGGTTAAAGAAGAAAAAGTTGCTATGGAAATGATGCATGAAGAAGTTAGAGTAGACTTATTAGGTAGTGAAGATCAAAATGCTATGGCAATACTTAATGGAGATATGGCATTATTAAGTATTAATGGAGAGAAATATAGTTTAAAAAGAATGAAAAGTGCATCAGGAGAAATGTTTTCAAATGATGATAAAACTGTAGTTTTAGGAATAAAAGGAAAAGATGCATTCGTTAGAATGAATGATAAGGTTATGGGATTTAATGCAATGCAAGAAATGGTAGAAGAGATAGTTTTAAATTACCATAGTGTTAGAGGAGAAGCACATTCACATGTTTTAGTTATTATTAAAGGAGATCATGCATTTGTTAGAGTAGATGGAATGGAACACGATTTAGAAAGAATAGTAAGTGCATCAGGAGAAATGTTTGCAAATGCCGATAAAACAGTAGTTTTAGGAATAAAAGGGACAGAAGCTTTTGTTGAAAAAGATGGTAAAGTTGCAAATTACTTCCAAGTTGGAAAAGCAAGTAAAGGATATGCAAGAGGAATGGAAGAAGAACATAAATAA
- a CDS encoding CPBP family intramembrane glutamic endopeptidase, whose product MIVIGYVFSNLNILLGLDYRSNYEFLGPIIIWFLLSSFLAPILEELIFRFFLIETLKKEGYKSIIFITSIIFSISHSRIDSWIVSFLLGIILAKIYVEFGLKYSIFAHITYNFIYNLPKLFFKTDFYYISSVIVAVILIISFIISIFKGKKYLKMLSLNYYDIKKFLFENSIVMILIILISLINVYLEIGLK is encoded by the coding sequence ATGATAGTAATAGGATATGTATTTTCGAATTTAAATATATTATTAGGATTAGATTATAGATCTAATTATGAGTTTCTAGGACCAATTATTATTTGGTTTTTATTAAGTAGTTTTTTAGCACCCATTTTAGAGGAATTAATTTTTAGATTTTTTTTAATAGAAACATTAAAAAAAGAAGGATATAAAAGTATTATTTTTATAACCTCAATAATCTTTTCAATATCACATTCAAGAATAGATTCTTGGATAGTATCATTTTTGTTGGGAATTATTTTAGCAAAAATATATGTTGAATTTGGTTTAAAATATTCAATATTTGCTCATATTACATATAATTTTATATACAACTTACCTAAATTATTTTTCAAAACAGATTTTTATTATATATCTTCAGTTATAGTTGCTGTTATATTAATAATTTCATTTATTATTAGTATTTTTAAAGGTAAGAAATATTTAAAGATGTTATCTTTAAATTATTATGATATTAAAAAGTTCTTATTTGAAAATAGTATAGTAATGATTTTAATAATACTAATTTCTTTAATTAATGTTTATTTAGAAATAGGATTAAAATAA
- a CDS encoding PTS system mannose/fructose/N-acetylgalactosamine-transporter subunit IIB produces the protein MKVKPEELEPKKVRKQVANLNTNLGDGKIEYVLARVDTRLLHGQVATSWTKATRPDRIIVVSDAVSKDALRKTMITEAAPPGVKANTVPIDKMVEVDKDPRFGNTKALLLFETPQDALKAIEKGMKIDELNIGSMAHSVGKVAVTTSLAMDMEDVKTFEKLLGLGVKMDVRKVPADTPGNIEQILNKVREKF, from the coding sequence ATTAAAGTTAAACCTGAAGAACTTGAACCTAAAAAAGTAAGAAAACAAGTTGCAAACTTAAATACAAATTTAGGTGATGGTAAAATAGAATATGTATTAGCAAGGGTTGACACAAGATTATTACACGGTCAAGTTGCAACTTCATGGACAAAAGCAACTAGACCAGATAGAATTATAGTTGTTTCAGATGCTGTATCAAAAGATGCATTAAGAAAAACTATGATAACAGAAGCTGCACCTCCAGGTGTTAAAGCTAATACTGTACCTATAGATAAAATGGTTGAAGTAGATAAAGATCCACGTTTTGGAAATACAAAAGCCCTACTTTTATTTGAAACACCTCAAGATGCTTTAAAAGCTATTGAAAAAGGTATGAAAATAGATGAATTAAATATAGGGTCTATGGCACATTCAGTTGGTAAAGTAGCTGTAACTACTTCTTTAGCTATGGATATGGAAGATGTAAAAACTTTTGAAAAATTACTAGGTTTAGGGGTTAAGATGGATGTTAGAAAAGTTCCAGCAGATACACCAGGAAACATAGAACAAATTTTAAATAAAGTTAGAGAAAAATTTTAA